In Anabrus simplex isolate iqAnaSimp1 chromosome 14, ASM4041472v1, whole genome shotgun sequence, a genomic segment contains:
- the kune gene encoding uncharacterized protein kune, translated as MGSKSKTGLTATYSTVLAFLFIFIAFVTPYWLETDGKLKDPKFIRIGLWQVCFNGMEDTHHFYETKFEGCWWVFEEEYYIIHDILLPGFFVATQFFFTLCFTLLLIASFLVALYMCCSKHHDRFVLLLLVVGTDLTLAAFSGTIAVIIFGARGDGRDWMPNWEHNNISWSYALAVFGVLFLYMGGVLFLIEGRVHHIRRKMAQSSQRSEYGMEQRKGHTTI; from the exons aTGGGCTCTAAGTCCAAAACAGGCTTGACAGCCACTTATAGTACGGTTTTGGCATTCTTATTTATCTTCATAGCGTTCGTTACGCCGTATTGGTTAGAGACGGACGGAAAATTGAAGGATCCCAAATTCATCAGGATAG GTTTGTGGCAGGTGTGTTTCAATGGCATGGAGGATACTCATCACTTTTATGAGACCAAGTTCGAAGGCTGCTGGTGGGTGTTTGAAGAAGAATACTACATCATTCATGACATATTACTTCCAG GATTTTTTGTGGCTACCCAATTCTTCTTCACATTATGTTTCACACTGCTGTTGATTGCTAGTTTTTTGGTAGCACTTTACATGTGCTGCAGTAAACATCACGACCGGTTTGTACTGCTACTGCTGGTTGTCGGAACGGATCTTACTCTTGCAG CTTTCTCAGGTACAATCGCTGTAATAATCTTTGGAGCTCGTGGAGATGGACGTGATTGGATGCCGAACTGGGAACACAACAATATATCGTGGTCCTATGCTCTGGCTGTTTTTGGAGTACTTTTCCTCTACATGGGTGGTGTGTTATTCCTAATTGAAGGGCGCGTTCACCACATCAGGCGGAAAATGGCCCAGTCATCACAACGCTCGGAGTATGGTATGGAGCAGCGCAAAGGACACACCACTATATAA